One region of Diabrotica undecimpunctata isolate CICGRU chromosome 6, icDiaUnde3, whole genome shotgun sequence genomic DNA includes:
- the RpL12 gene encoding large ribosomal subunit protein uL11 — MPPKFDPTEIKYVYMRCVGGEVGATSSLAPKIGPLGLSPKKVGDDIAKGTADWKGLKITVQLKIQNRQATISVVPSASSLIIRALKEPPRDRKKQKNIKHSGNITFDEIIAIARQMRPRSMAKQLSGTVKEVLGTAQSVGCTIDGKAAHDVIDEVNEGTIEVPDE, encoded by the exons ATGCCACCCAAATTCGATCCCACAGAAATTAAATATG TTTACATGAGATGTGTCGGAGGTGAAGTGGGAGCTACTTCTTCTTTGGCTCCTAAAATCGGTCCTCTAGGTTTG TCTCCCAAAAAAGTTGGTGACGATATTGCCAAAGGTACTGCTGATTGGAAAGGTCTAAAAATCACAGTTCAATTGAAAATCCAAAATCGTCAAGCTACTATTTCTGTAGTTCCATCTGCCTCTTCCCTGATTATTAGGGCTCTTAAAGAACCACCACGAGACAGGAAGAAGCAAAAGAACA TTAAACACAGTGGTAACATTACTTTTGATGAAATCATTGCTATTGCCAGACAAATGAGGCCCAGATCAATGGCCAAACAGTTATCTGGAACTGTAAAAGAAGTTTTAGGAACAGCCCAATCAGTTGGATGTACAATTGATGGTAAAGCAGCACATGATGTTATTGACGAGGTTAATGAAGGAACCATAGAAGTACCAGATGAATAA
- the Polr2E gene encoding DNA-directed RNA polymerases I, II, and III subunit RPABC1, producing MDDEAETYKLWRIRKTVMQLCHDRGYLVTQDELDQTLEQFKEQFGDKPSEKRPSRSDLIVLVAHNDDPTDQLFVFFPDEPKIGIKTIKTYCSRMQEENIHRAIIVVQAGMTPSAKQSLVDMAPKYILEQFLESELLINITEHELVPEHVVMTPEEKQELLARYKLKENMLMRIQAGDPVARYFGLKRGQVVKIIRSSETAGRYISYRLVC from the exons atggATGATGAAGCTGAAACGTATAAACTATGGAGAATCAGAAAAACTGTCATGCAG TTATGTCACGATAGAGGCTACCTAGTAACTCAAGATGAATTGGATCAAACATTAGAACAATTTAAGGAACAGTTTGGAGACAAACCCAG cgAGAAAAGGCCGTCAAGAAGTGATTTAATTGTATTGGTAGCTCACAATGACGATCCTACAGACCAGTTGTTTGTATTTTTTCCAGATGAACCAAAAATTggaataaaaactattaaaacctATTGTTCTCGTATGCAGGAAGAAAATATTCATAGAGCTATTATTGTTGTTCAAGCAG gtatGACACCATCTGCTAAGCAGTCACTAGTTGATATGGCTCCAAAATAtatattggaacaatttttggaatccGAGTTGTTGATCAATATTACTGAacatgaattggtaccagaacaTGTGGTAATGACACCAGAAGAAAAACAAGAGTTGTTGGCGAGATA TAAATTAAAGGAAAATATGTTAATGAGAATCCAAGCTGGTGATCCAGTTGCAAGATATTTTGGACTAAAAAGAGGACAG gTTGTAAAAATTATTCGGTCTTCCGAGACAGCAGGACGTTATATTTCTTACCGATTAGTTTGTTAA